In a genomic window of Nodosilinea sp. E11:
- a CDS encoding peroxiredoxin encodes MVAFVATGQVPEVTFKTRVRDESIGGSNPYRWQDLTTQDIFAGKKVVVFSLPGAFTPTCSSNHLPRYEELYEEFKAHGVDAIVCVSVNDAFVMFQWGQKVGAKNVFLLPDGNGEFTRKMGMLVDKSNLGFGMRSWRYSMLANDGNIEKIFVEPDFGDNCPIDPFEVSDADTMLAYLKGTESAGVSEPRLAFVG; translated from the coding sequence ATGGTTGCGTTTGTTGCTACTGGACAGGTGCCTGAAGTCACGTTTAAGACTCGTGTGCGAGATGAGTCAATCGGTGGGTCTAACCCTTACCGTTGGCAAGACCTGACCACCCAAGATATCTTCGCTGGCAAGAAAGTTGTGGTGTTCTCTCTGCCCGGTGCCTTCACCCCCACCTGCTCCTCTAACCACCTGCCCCGCTACGAAGAGCTGTACGAAGAGTTTAAGGCCCACGGCGTTGACGCCATCGTCTGTGTCTCCGTGAACGATGCCTTTGTGATGTTCCAGTGGGGCCAAAAGGTCGGCGCTAAGAACGTCTTCTTGCTGCCCGACGGCAATGGTGAATTTACCCGCAAGATGGGCATGCTGGTGGACAAGTCTAACCTGGGCTTTGGCATGCGCTCCTGGCGTTACTCCATGCTGGCTAACGACGGCAACATCGAGAAAATCTTTGTGGAGCCCGATTTCGGCGACAACTGCCCTATCGACCCCTTTGAAGTCTCTGACGCCGACACCATGCTGGCTTACCTGAAGGGTACTGAGTCTGCTGGGGTTTCTGAGCCTCGTCTGGCCTTCGTGGGCTAA
- a CDS encoding NAD(P)/FAD-dependent oxidoreductase: MKLSSKNLHERTDQIYDAIVVGGGMGGLSAAIYLARYGLKCLVVEKGKGRSLWMQEVRNVVGVDPDTPGRDMLVHGAKQAVEWGADYLRGFVEDVVDEGDHLAVQVKVGKTNSIYPVFRTKYLIAASGVIDVLPQLDDMQNVYDYAGYTLHVCMICDGFDMWDQKAVLIAGKESQINAAFVLDWFTPYISVLTHGLCTVGDEMRAKLADYGYPLYEAPIAKLLGANHKLSGVQLTDGTVVEATTGLINMGSIYHNQYLKGIPNLEWDGENLITNNMCQTTHDRIFAIGDLKQGINQVSVAVADGTLAATQIWRTIRRASPPRKWEENRVKEAIAF; the protein is encoded by the coding sequence ATGAAACTCTCCAGCAAGAATCTTCACGAACGCACCGACCAGATCTACGACGCCATTGTTGTTGGTGGCGGCATGGGGGGGTTGTCGGCGGCTATCTATTTAGCCCGCTATGGCCTCAAATGCCTGGTGGTAGAGAAAGGTAAGGGGCGATCGCTGTGGATGCAGGAAGTCCGCAATGTTGTGGGCGTAGACCCCGATACCCCCGGTCGCGACATGCTTGTCCACGGCGCTAAGCAGGCGGTGGAGTGGGGGGCCGACTACCTGCGCGGCTTTGTTGAAGACGTGGTTGACGAGGGCGACCATCTGGCGGTGCAGGTCAAGGTGGGTAAAACCAACAGTATTTACCCCGTGTTTCGCACCAAGTATTTAATTGCGGCCTCCGGCGTGATTGACGTGCTGCCCCAACTCGACGACATGCAAAACGTCTACGATTATGCGGGCTATACCCTGCATGTCTGCATGATCTGCGACGGCTTCGACATGTGGGATCAAAAAGCGGTGCTGATCGCGGGCAAAGAGTCACAGATCAACGCGGCCTTTGTGCTCGACTGGTTCACCCCCTACATTTCAGTGCTCACCCACGGTCTCTGCACCGTCGGCGACGAAATGCGGGCCAAACTGGCCGACTACGGCTATCCCCTCTACGAAGCGCCGATCGCCAAGCTTTTGGGCGCAAACCACAAACTGAGTGGGGTACAACTGACCGATGGCACCGTGGTCGAAGCCACCACCGGCCTGATCAACATGGGCTCGATCTATCACAACCAGTACCTCAAAGGCATCCCCAACCTAGAGTGGGATGGCGAAAACCTGATCACGAATAATATGTGCCAGACCACCCACGATCGCATCTTTGCGATCGGCGACCTCAAGCAGGGCATCAACCAGGTGTCGGTGGCTGTGGCCGACGGTACCCTGGCTGCCACCCAAATCTGGCGCACCATTCGCCGTGCTAGCCCCCCTCGCAAGTGGGAAGAAAACCGAGTCAAAGAAGCGATCGCCTTCTAA
- the nrtS gene encoding nitrate/nitrite transporter NrtS: MDAVNGYLKALVTPHLASRALRVAGVIGTLLFAINHGPALRSGTMTPSRWISAGLTYLVPYAVSIHGQFVGRSD; encoded by the coding sequence ATGGACGCAGTAAACGGCTACCTAAAAGCATTGGTAACGCCGCATTTAGCCAGTCGTGCCCTACGAGTTGCCGGTGTTATTGGTACGCTACTTTTTGCCATTAATCACGGCCCGGCCTTGCGTTCTGGCACCATGACCCCGTCTCGCTGGATCTCTGCCGGGCTGACTTATTTGGTGCCCTATGCTGTCAGCATTCATGGGCAGTTTGTGGGGCGATCGGATTAG
- a CDS encoding glutathione S-transferase family protein produces MYKVFGDMLSGNCYKIKLLMQFLGIEHEWVHIDILAGETHTEEFKQINPNARIPVIQLADGKYLWESNAILNYLAEDTLFLPQENYRKSQVLQWQFFEQYSHEPYIATARYINKYLGLPKERAAEYHAKQAGGHKALSVMEQHLAENKFFVGDTVTIADISLYAYTHVADEGGFDLSEYVNIQRWFRDFEHISGYIKMAR; encoded by the coding sequence ATGTACAAAGTTTTTGGAGATATGCTGTCAGGCAATTGCTACAAAATCAAACTGTTAATGCAGTTTCTTGGTATTGAGCATGAATGGGTTCACATCGACATTCTTGCTGGTGAAACTCACACTGAAGAATTCAAACAAATAAATCCCAATGCGAGAATACCCGTCATTCAACTAGCTGACGGCAAATATCTTTGGGAATCTAATGCAATTTTGAATTACTTGGCAGAAGACACTCTATTTCTGCCCCAAGAAAACTATAGAAAATCTCAGGTCTTGCAGTGGCAGTTTTTTGAACAATACAGCCATGAGCCTTACATTGCAACGGCCAGATACATCAATAAATACCTAGGATTACCCAAAGAGCGAGCAGCAGAATACCATGCCAAGCAGGCCGGTGGCCATAAAGCACTGTCCGTCATGGAGCAACACCTGGCTGAAAATAAATTTTTTGTTGGTGATACGGTAACTATCGCTGATATCAGCTTATACGCCTATACCCATGTAGCCGATGAGGGTGGATTTGATCTGTCTGAATACGTGAATATTCAGCGATGGTTTAGAGACTTTGAGCATATTTCTGGTTACATAAAAATGGCAAGGTAA
- a CDS encoding IS5 family transposase → MYRRLSPGQLSFEDFYLPFGGKLSGENRWVKLAELIPWEAFESSYAEQFSESQGAPAKSFRIALGALIIKERLGTTDAETVEQIRENPYLQYFLGFHEYSDQAPFEASMLSHFRQRLSLELVNQVNARIVEDALAAERATPAVQPGETAAESRASQTPVKASSASEPSSSNESDDEDEPPPPNQGQLILDASVAPADIHYPTDLHLLNAARASSERILDYLYDAIAQPRMRKPRTYRQQARRAYLKVAKQRRATRRHIRKAIGQQLRYLRRNLGHIRRLVSGGAPLSVLPRFWYRRLLVIQEVYRQQWHLYQHRQRRIEHRIVSLAQPHVRPIVRGKAGTPVEFGAKISISCVSGYCSLDRLDWEAYHEAADLPRQVEQYKARHGYYPESVHADAIYRTRVNRSWCKAHGIRLSGPPLGRPKAGARAEVDRQAQADAKIRNAVEGKFGQGKRRFSLARVMAKLAPSAETAIAITFLVMNLERRLQALRLLFIAILAAVVSPRGRRNRGRSRWIDSATRGWLSLLAQATPSQLCYPNC, encoded by the coding sequence ATGTACCGCCGTCTTAGCCCAGGCCAACTGAGTTTTGAAGACTTCTATTTGCCGTTTGGGGGCAAACTCTCCGGTGAGAACCGCTGGGTGAAACTGGCGGAACTTATCCCCTGGGAGGCCTTTGAATCGAGTTATGCCGAGCAGTTCAGCGAGAGCCAAGGAGCCCCAGCCAAATCGTTTCGCATAGCATTGGGCGCACTGATTATCAAAGAACGGCTGGGCACGACTGACGCCGAGACGGTAGAGCAGATCCGCGAGAACCCGTATTTGCAATACTTTCTGGGATTCCATGAGTACAGCGACCAGGCCCCGTTTGAGGCCTCAATGCTGAGCCACTTTCGGCAGCGATTGAGTCTGGAGTTGGTCAATCAAGTGAATGCTCGAATCGTCGAGGACGCGTTGGCGGCTGAGCGGGCTACGCCTGCGGTCCAGCCCGGCGAGACGGCCGCCGAAAGCCGTGCCTCGCAGACCCCAGTTAAGGCGTCATCAGCCTCTGAGCCGTCCTCATCAAACGAGTCAGATGATGAGGATGAGCCACCACCACCGAATCAGGGCCAACTGATACTTGATGCCAGTGTGGCTCCGGCTGATATTCACTATCCCACTGACCTGCATCTGCTCAATGCGGCCCGAGCCAGCAGTGAACGCATTCTCGACTATCTCTATGACGCGATAGCACAACCGAGGATGCGCAAACCCCGGACCTACCGGCAGCAGGCGCGTCGCGCCTATCTCAAGGTGGCGAAACAACGCCGCGCCACTCGACGACACATCCGGAAGGCTATCGGTCAACAACTGCGCTACCTACGCCGCAACTTGGGCCATATCCGACGGTTGGTGTCAGGTGGGGCACCCTTAAGTGTCTTGCCTCGCTTTTGGTACCGACGTCTGCTGGTGATTCAGGAGGTCTATCGGCAACAGTGGCATCTCTATCAACACCGGCAACGGCGTATTGAGCACCGCATTGTCAGTTTGGCTCAGCCCCATGTGCGCCCTATTGTCCGGGGTAAAGCCGGAACTCCGGTCGAATTTGGGGCCAAAATTTCGATAAGCTGCGTATCGGGCTACTGTTCCCTTGACCGCCTCGATTGGGAGGCGTATCACGAAGCCGCTGACTTACCCCGCCAGGTGGAGCAGTACAAGGCTCGCCACGGCTATTATCCTGAATCAGTCCATGCCGACGCGATCTATCGCACTCGTGTCAATCGCAGTTGGTGCAAGGCCCACGGCATTCGCCTCAGTGGTCCACCCTTAGGACGACCGAAGGCAGGGGCGAGAGCTGAGGTGGACCGGCAAGCTCAAGCCGATGCCAAGATTCGCAATGCCGTCGAAGGCAAGTTTGGCCAGGGCAAGCGGCGGTTCAGTTTGGCTCGGGTCATGGCTAAGTTGGCCCCTAGCGCTGAAACCGCTATTGCCATTACCTTTCTGGTGATGAACCTGGAGCGCCGTCTCCAGGCGTTGAGACTCCTTTTTATCGCTATCTTGGCGGCCGTTGTCTCGCCAAGGGGACGTCGAAACCGGGGGCGATCTCGTTGGATTGACTCAGCTACCAGGGGGTGGCTGAGTCTTCTCGCTCAGGCAACCCCATCGCAGCTCTGTTACCCAAATTGCTGA
- the katG gene encoding catalase/peroxidase HPI, with translation MSSKLMDIWRALSSVLKSSSTENVETATPQSATPNGSSSTGKCPVMSGPLSRVGPSNRDWWPSSLNLNMLHQHSSMANPMDESFNYGEAFKSLDLAALRADIYELMTTSQDWWPADYGHYGPLFIRMAWHSAGTYRIGDGRGGAGSGSQRFEPLNSWPDNANLDKARMLLWPVKQKYGNKISWADLMIFAGNCALESMGFKTLGFAGGRVDVWEPEVDIYWGSEKTWLGNERYEGDRVLLNPLAAVQMGLIYVNPEGPDGEPDPLGSGRDIRETFKRMAMNDEETVALTAGGHTFGKCHGAAEATHVGAEPGGSTIVDQGLGWKSTFNTGVGVDAITSGIEGAWTPTPTQWDNSYLETLFKYDWELTKSPAGAWQWKPKGDAGAGTVPDAHDPSKRHAPMMTTADMSMKMDPIYNQIAQRYRDNPDEFAEQFAKAWFKLTHRDMGPRSRYLGPEVPQEEFLWQDPIPALDHDLVDEQDVTALKAKILESGLPVSQLVSTAWASASTFRCSDMRGGANGARIRLAPQKDWEVNQPEQLATVLQTLEGIQQEFNGSQSGGKRVSIADLIVLGGCAGIEQAAKNAGHEVTVPFKPGRMDATQEKTDVESFEPLEPVADGFRNYTSGKHSESLEELLLDRAQLLSLSAPQMTALVGGLRVLGANVGGSKHGVFTDRPETLTNDFFVNLLDLGTTWKAISDDEVEFEGSDRKTGAQKWTATRVDLIFGSNSQLRALAEVYGAADSQPKFVHDFVAAWDKVMNLDRYDLRSVQAESAARSF, from the coding sequence ATGAGTAGCAAGCTAATGGACATCTGGCGGGCCTTATCATCTGTCCTGAAATCTAGCAGCACAGAAAATGTTGAAACCGCTACGCCCCAATCTGCGACACCCAATGGGAGCAGTAGCACTGGCAAATGTCCGGTGATGAGTGGTCCTCTATCTCGGGTTGGGCCGTCGAACCGCGACTGGTGGCCGAGTTCTTTGAATCTCAATATGCTCCATCAGCACTCATCGATGGCGAACCCCATGGATGAGTCGTTTAACTATGGGGAGGCTTTCAAGAGTCTCGACTTAGCGGCCCTGAGGGCAGACATCTATGAGCTGATGACCACCTCCCAAGACTGGTGGCCCGCCGACTATGGCCACTATGGGCCGCTGTTTATTCGCATGGCCTGGCACAGCGCTGGCACTTACCGCATTGGCGACGGTCGCGGCGGGGCAGGCTCGGGCAGTCAGCGGTTTGAGCCGCTCAACAGCTGGCCCGACAACGCCAACCTCGACAAGGCCCGCATGTTGCTGTGGCCTGTCAAGCAAAAATATGGCAACAAAATCTCCTGGGCCGACCTGATGATCTTTGCGGGCAACTGCGCCCTGGAGTCGATGGGCTTTAAAACGCTGGGCTTTGCCGGTGGGCGCGTGGATGTGTGGGAGCCGGAGGTTGACATCTACTGGGGTTCTGAGAAAACCTGGCTCGGCAATGAGCGCTATGAGGGCGATCGCGTCCTGCTAAACCCCCTCGCCGCTGTGCAGATGGGCCTGATCTACGTCAACCCAGAGGGGCCAGATGGGGAGCCTGACCCGCTGGGCTCGGGGCGCGACATTCGCGAAACCTTTAAGCGGATGGCGATGAATGACGAAGAGACCGTTGCCCTCACTGCCGGGGGGCACACCTTCGGGAAATGCCACGGGGCGGCTGAGGCGACCCACGTTGGCGCAGAGCCAGGGGGATCCACCATCGTCGATCAGGGCCTGGGCTGGAAGAGCACCTTTAATACGGGGGTCGGCGTCGATGCGATCACCAGCGGCATTGAAGGAGCCTGGACCCCCACGCCCACCCAGTGGGACAACAGCTACCTCGAAACCCTGTTCAAGTACGACTGGGAGCTGACCAAGAGCCCCGCTGGCGCGTGGCAGTGGAAGCCCAAGGGCGACGCTGGGGCCGGGACGGTGCCCGACGCCCACGATCCGTCGAAGCGGCATGCCCCGATGATGACCACGGCGGATATGTCGATGAAGATGGACCCAATCTATAACCAAATCGCCCAGCGCTACCGTGACAACCCCGATGAGTTTGCCGAGCAGTTTGCCAAGGCCTGGTTTAAGCTCACCCACCGCGACATGGGGCCGCGATCGCGCTACCTCGGCCCCGAAGTTCCCCAGGAAGAGTTCCTGTGGCAAGATCCCATCCCCGCCCTCGATCACGACCTGGTTGATGAGCAGGATGTTACCGCACTCAAAGCCAAGATTCTCGAATCGGGCCTGCCGGTTTCCCAACTGGTGTCCACCGCCTGGGCCTCGGCCTCTACCTTCCGCTGCTCAGACATGCGCGGTGGGGCGAATGGGGCACGAATTCGCCTTGCGCCTCAGAAAGATTGGGAGGTCAACCAGCCCGAGCAACTGGCCACGGTGCTGCAAACTCTGGAGGGTATCCAGCAGGAGTTCAACGGTTCGCAGTCGGGCGGCAAGCGAGTTTCGATCGCTGATCTGATCGTGCTGGGCGGTTGTGCAGGCATTGAGCAAGCCGCGAAAAATGCAGGTCATGAGGTAACGGTGCCCTTCAAACCGGGCCGCATGGATGCCACCCAGGAGAAAACCGATGTGGAATCCTTTGAACCGCTGGAGCCGGTCGCCGACGGCTTCCGTAACTACACCAGCGGCAAACACAGCGAATCGCTGGAAGAACTGCTATTGGATCGGGCACAGTTACTGTCGCTGTCGGCCCCGCAGATGACGGCGCTGGTAGGAGGTCTGCGCGTTCTCGGTGCCAACGTTGGCGGCTCCAAGCACGGCGTCTTCACCGATCGCCCCGAAACCCTGACCAACGACTTCTTCGTCAACCTGCTCGACCTGGGCACCACCTGGAAAGCAATCTCAGACGATGAAGTTGAGTTTGAGGGCAGCGATCGCAAAACCGGTGCCCAAAAGTGGACTGCTACCCGCGTTGACCTGATCTTTGGCTCCAACTCCCAGCTCCGCGCCCTGGCAGAAGTCTATGGAGCGGCAGACTCGCAGCCAAAGTTTGTGCATGACTTTGTGGCGGCCTGGGACAAGGTGATGAACCTCGATCGCTATGACCTGCGCTCAGTGCAGGCGGAAAGCGCTGCGAGGAGTTTTTAG